GGACTTACAAGTTCGCAGTTGATCGAGGCAAAGTTATCAAGCAGTTTTAGTGATGTTGTGTTGGGACCAGGTAACGACGGTGAATTTCCTGCAACAAAACTGGGTATTCCTTGTAGCGAACTAACGACGGATCAAAAAGCCTTGGTTGTTGCAGCCATGAAACCCTGGACCGATGATGTGGATGATGAAACAGGAACAGCAGTTTTGGCCATGTATGAAGGCGAATTGGACGATACTTACGTTGCTTATTCCGGAAACATCAGTTTGACGAATCATGCGGACTACGTTAGAATTGACGGACCAAGTGTTTGGATTGAGTTTGTTTGCCAGTCAGGTGTTGTTTATTCAGCCATTCACTATCACTCGGTTTACAGAGATCATAGCAGCGACTACGGCGGATACTTTTCGTTTTAAATCGCTGGTAAATCTGAAATTCATTCCCAATCTGGTTAATGATGACAAAAAAACAATTCGTTAAATATATTGTAACTGCGTTGCTCCTTTTCACTGGATCGCTTCGCAGTTACAGTCACCCGATGCCCAATTCGTTGGTTCTTATTGACATGCATTCAAACGGAGTTGGGCTGGAATTACAGCTGCCCCTGGTTGAGCTAAAGTTGGCCGTCGGCGGACAAATCGATACAAATACTGATGACTGGGCTGAAAAATCAAAAACGGAATTAAAAGCCTACATTCTGAAGCATCTGCATCCCAGCGGACTGAACAACGAGGATTGGAACGTTGCCATTACAGACCTACAGGTTACGCCTCCAGCTCAGGGAGACCAAAATCAATATCAGGAACTCACTGTCCATTTATGGCTTCAACCTGCTTCAGAATCAGATGTGCGCTCGTTTATTTTGGATTACGATGTTATCATCAACCAGGTCGTAACTCACACGGCACTGGTCTCAATCCGGCAAGATTGGGAAGCTGGAATTTACCAGGATCAGCCGGTGCAAACCGGAACCATTGCGATGGACGTTGTGAATAATATCGTTCCACCGTTTAAAGTTGAAGCACAAAAAGGGAGCTGGTTCGAGGGCTTTAAAAGTATGCTCGTTCTCGGCATGCGCCACATACAGGAAGGGACAGACCACCTGTTGTTTTTGCTGGTATTGCTTTTGCCTGCCCCACTGCTTCCGGGAAGAAGAAGATGGCTGAATTTTGGAGGTGTAAAATATAGCCTGCAAAGTTTGCTGAAGGTTGTCACAGCGTTTACAATCGGACACTCCATCACCTTGTTGATTGGAGCTCTAGAGCTGGTAAAACTGCCAAGTCAGTTGATTGAAACTTTGATCGCATTTTCCATTTTGGTTTCTGCAATTCACGCAATACGACCAATTTTCCCCAAACAAGGTATCTTCATTGCCTTCGGGTTTGGTCTGATTCATGGCTTGGCATTTGCAAATACGCTGACTGGCCTCAAACTTAGCCCTGGCCAGATGGCGCTTAGTATTTTGGGATTCAACATGGGGATTGAAATCATGCAACTTTTTATCGTTCTGCTCATTGTTCCATGGCTTATTTTGATGAGCCGTACTTCCATCTACCGCGAATTTCGGGTATTTGGCGCTGTTTTGGGCGGAATTGCAGCCCTGTCGTGGATGATCGATCGGATGACGGAACAAACAAATCCACTCTCTGCGTATATTGAAAAAATTATCCTTTACGACCATTGGATAATCCTGTTCATAGCAGCTTTAGCCATTATCAGCACTATATTTCTTGGAAAACCCAAAGTTACAGAAACAAGAATCTATTAAGGCTGAGCCCCGAAACAAACAATACCTTCAACCATGAAAAAGCAAGAGGGTATGACTCTCAGGCATACCCTCTTGCTATATGTAAAAAATCTCCTATTTCGTTTTATCCGGTGCTTCCGGAATGGCCGGTAACGGCTTGTATTCCGTTTTCACTTTTTCTTTAATCAGCTCAATGGCTTTGTTCAGCTGGGCATCGTTGCCCATGTATTCCTGATACGGGTCGTTATCCAAAACAATGTTCGGATCAACACCGTGCCCTTCAATGATCCATTTGCTTTCTTCCGAAGAATACGAAGCAAACTCAGGTTTGCGTAAATCAGCGCCATCCATAAACGGCAACGAGCCGCTGATACCGACAACACCTCCCCAGCTGCGGGTTCCGATAACCGTACCCAAGTTGTAATGTTTGAAACCATATGGGAACAAGTCACCGTCGGAAGCTGAATATTTATCAATCAGCAACACTTTCGGCCCCATCATCATTTTGGTTGGCACCGAAGTCGGGTGTTTGTAATTGCGACGTGTATTGGAACGCTGAACCTCGCGTTGCAGACGCTCCAAAATCATGGGCGACACATTACCACCACCATTTCCACGGTCGTCGATAATCAAGCCTTTTTTATTCAGCTGCGGATAGAATAAACGGGCAAACATGTTCAATCCATCAGGGCCCATATCGGGAATATGAATGTAGCCCACCTCGCCGTTGGTTGCTTTGTTTACTTTTTCAATGTTGGTTTGAATCCAGTTGTAATAGTACAATTCCGATTCGTCGGCAATTGGTTTCACCAACACCTGGCGGGCTCCATCTTCGCTTGCTTTGCTGTTCAAGCTCAACTCAACTTCTTTTCCGGCCAGGCCAACCAGCATTGAGTATACATCATTTGTGGTGGTTGTACTGATTCCGTTTACCGCCACAATGTAGTCACCCGCTTTGGCGTCAACACCAACTTCGGTCAGCGGCGAGCGCAGTTTTTCGTCCCAGTTGGCACCTTTCAGAATCTCGTCAATTTTGAAATAGCCCGACTTATCGGCACTGATTTTGGCTCCGAGCAAACCGGTTTTGATGCGCTTCGGCTCGGGACGTTCTCCACTCAACACGTAAGCGTGACCAACGTTCAGTTCGCCAATCAATTCACCAATCAGGTAAGTCAGGTCATCGCGATGACGCACGTAAGGAACCAGCACCGCATATTTGTCGTGCATGGCTTTCCAATCCAGCCCGTGCATATTCGACACGTAAAAGAAGTCGCGCATCTGGCGCCAGCTTTCATCGTAAATCTGTTTCCATTCTTTCTGGTAATCCACCCAAACATCCATGTTCGAGGTGTCCACCGTTTTATCAACTTTGACAGGCCCAACCGGCAACGAAATAATGGCATATTTACCTTTCTCGCGTACGATCATCTTCTTGTTATTAGACGTGATGCCATAGGTAAATTTGCCCAAATCGGTTTCTTTCTTGTCTTTCAGATCGTAAAGTTTGGTGGTAACTCCATGGTCGTATTGCGAATAGTACACGTTATCGCCAACCAGGTTGACATTGTAATAGTTTGATGCTTTAATCGGCAGCGACAGAATGCGCTCCTGGATACCGTCGAAGTCGATTTTTACGCTCTTATCATCCGATTTTTCCTCTTTACTGTCGTCCTTTTTCGCGTCCGACTTCTCCTCCTCTACTTTCACCGTGTCGTTCTCCAGGGCGAAAGGAGAAGGGGTATCTTTCGACAAAATAGCCAGGTAAACACGGGCCATGTCCGAGTAGGAATGGTCCCATTCTGTAGAACTGTAAGTTGGGTTGAAGTCGCGCTCCGATACAAAAACAATGTATTTGCCATCGGCCGAGAAGCGCGGCGAACCGCTGTCGTACCAGTTATCAGTCACGTCTTTAATCTCTTTCGAGTCGAGGTTGTAAACCGAAATCTTCGAAAAATCGTTGTCCGTCGGGTTGCTGAAAACAATCCATTTACTGTCGGGCGACCAATTATAAGCGCGAACCTGCCCCCACTCCGAATCAATCACATCCGTCACTTTCTTCGTTTCCACATCGACATAACGCAAGCGCAGTTTCCGGTCCGACCACATAATTTTCTTGCTGTCGGGCGACCAATCGATGCTGAACTTATAGGTATCCGCACCGCTTGTCAGCTGAATCGCTTTGGCGCCAATTTTCGCTTCTTTCATGTAAAGCTCAAATTCGCCGCTTTCGTCCGACAGGTAAGCCACATATTTTCCATCGGGCGACCAGGTTGCTTCGCGCTCATGCACTCCGGGCGTTTGCGTCAGGTTCAGAGTCAAGCCTTTTTCTGCCGGAACACTGAATACATCGCCACGGGCACTGAACAACAATCGCTCGGCGTCCGGCGACGCATCAGCATTGAAGATCTGCTTCGACGCATCTTTCCATTCGTTCCGGGCATAAATAAAATCGTTGTCAATGTAAACCGGAACTTTCACGGGCGTTTTGTCTTTCACGCTCATTTTGTAGATGTAGCCACCATTTTCGAACACGATTTGGTCGCCACCAATCGACGGGAACTTCACATCATAGGTATCAAAATTGGTTACCTTTTCCGTTGTTCCCGTTTTCGTGTTGTACACAAAAATATTCATCGTCCGATCACGATCCGAAAGGAAGAAGATCTCGTCGCCCGCCCACATCGGGAAAATATCCTGTGCGTCGTTATTGGTAATATTTTTAACTTCTTTCGTTTTGAAATCGAAGATCCACACATCATCGGCCATACCGCCTTTATAGTATTTCCAGGTACGGAATTCGCGGAAAACACGGTTGAATGCCAACTTCGACCCGTCGGGTGAATAGCTGCAGAAGCCACCTTCAGCCAAAGGCAATTCCTCCGAAAGTCCGCCCTCGGTTGAAACTTTAAACAGCTGCCCTTTGAATGAGTTAAAACTTTGCTTGCGCGAACGGTAAATGATTTCTTTACCATTGGGCGACCACCCCATCACAATGTTGTTTGGCCCCATGCGGTCCGAAACCAGGTCGCGCCCCAAAGTTGCGGTGTACGTCAATCGCTTGGGCGAGCCGCCTTCAGCTGGCATCGTAAAAACTTCGGTATTGCCGTCGTACTGTCCGGTAAAAGCAATTGTTTTCCCATCGGGCGAGATTTTGGCAAACATCTCGTAGCCAATATCCGAGGTCAGTTTGCGTGCTTTTCCGCCATCTGCCGGAACCGAATACAGGTCGCCTGCATACGAAAACACAATCTCGTTTCCCATTATGGCCGGAAAACGCAACAGACGTGCTTCCTGATCGGCTGCGCGCGTTGTACCGCACCAGGCCAGCAAGACCGTCATAAAAACTAAACACTGTTTGATCATAGGAATTTATTTAGCGATTAATAGAAATTCAACAGAAAG
This genomic stretch from Mangrovibacterium diazotrophicum harbors:
- a CDS encoding HupE/UreJ family protein — its product is MTKKQFVKYIVTALLLFTGSLRSYSHPMPNSLVLIDMHSNGVGLELQLPLVELKLAVGGQIDTNTDDWAEKSKTELKAYILKHLHPSGLNNEDWNVAITDLQVTPPAQGDQNQYQELTVHLWLQPASESDVRSFILDYDVIINQVVTHTALVSIRQDWEAGIYQDQPVQTGTIAMDVVNNIVPPFKVEAQKGSWFEGFKSMLVLGMRHIQEGTDHLLFLLVLLLPAPLLPGRRRWLNFGGVKYSLQSLLKVVTAFTIGHSITLLIGALELVKLPSQLIETLIAFSILVSAIHAIRPIFPKQGIFIAFGFGLIHGLAFANTLTGLKLSPGQMALSILGFNMGIEIMQLFIVLLIVPWLILMSRTSIYREFRVFGAVLGGIAALSWMIDRMTEQTNPLSAYIEKIILYDHWIILFIAALAIISTIFLGKPKVTETRIY
- a CDS encoding S41 family peptidase translates to MIKQCLVFMTVLLAWCGTTRAADQEARLLRFPAIMGNEIVFSYAGDLYSVPADGGKARKLTSDIGYEMFAKISPDGKTIAFTGQYDGNTEVFTMPAEGGSPKRLTYTATLGRDLVSDRMGPNNIVMGWSPNGKEIIYRSRKQSFNSFKGQLFKVSTEGGLSEELPLAEGGFCSYSPDGSKLAFNRVFREFRTWKYYKGGMADDVWIFDFKTKEVKNITNNDAQDIFPMWAGDEIFFLSDRDRTMNIFVYNTKTGTTEKVTNFDTYDVKFPSIGGDQIVFENGGYIYKMSVKDKTPVKVPVYIDNDFIYARNEWKDASKQIFNADASPDAERLLFSARGDVFSVPAEKGLTLNLTQTPGVHEREATWSPDGKYVAYLSDESGEFELYMKEAKIGAKAIQLTSGADTYKFSIDWSPDSKKIMWSDRKLRLRYVDVETKKVTDVIDSEWGQVRAYNWSPDSKWIVFSNPTDNDFSKISVYNLDSKEIKDVTDNWYDSGSPRFSADGKYIVFVSERDFNPTYSSTEWDHSYSDMARVYLAILSKDTPSPFALENDTVKVEEEKSDAKKDDSKEEKSDDKSVKIDFDGIQERILSLPIKASNYYNVNLVGDNVYYSQYDHGVTTKLYDLKDKKETDLGKFTYGITSNNKKMIVREKGKYAIISLPVGPVKVDKTVDTSNMDVWVDYQKEWKQIYDESWRQMRDFFYVSNMHGLDWKAMHDKYAVLVPYVRHRDDLTYLIGELIGELNVGHAYVLSGERPEPKRIKTGLLGAKISADKSGYFKIDEILKGANWDEKLRSPLTEVGVDAKAGDYIVAVNGISTTTTNDVYSMLVGLAGKEVELSLNSKASEDGARQVLVKPIADESELYYYNWIQTNIEKVNKATNGEVGYIHIPDMGPDGLNMFARLFYPQLNKKGLIIDDRGNGGGNVSPMILERLQREVQRSNTRRNYKHPTSVPTKMMMGPKVLLIDKYSASDGDLFPYGFKHYNLGTVIGTRSWGGVVGISGSLPFMDGADLRKPEFASYSSEESKWIIEGHGVDPNIVLDNDPYQEYMGNDAQLNKAIELIKEKVKTEYKPLPAIPEAPDKTK